From the genome of Candidatus Methylomirabilota bacterium, one region includes:
- a CDS encoding PIG-L deacetylase family protein: protein MRRKEPPAPARVLSIHAHPDDQEFTVAGTLAKWARAGSRIVTVCLTNGEAGSNRHTPPDMTRERLAKIRQEEQRAACRVLGVEEVLFLGYADGVLEPTIALRRDLARLIRRYRPDAVVCGDPTVRFFGARYMNHPDHRVASDVALDAVFPSAETRFIFPELLDEGLEPHHVRAVWLHASDRADTFIDIAPVLEVKIRALREHASQMGDWNPAPVITGWARQQGARRRLRAAEAFRRMVLEDD from the coding sequence GTGAGACGCAAGGAGCCGCCCGCGCCCGCGCGCGTGCTGTCGATCCACGCCCATCCGGACGACCAGGAGTTCACGGTCGCGGGGACGCTGGCGAAGTGGGCGCGCGCGGGCAGCCGGATCGTGACGGTCTGCCTCACCAACGGCGAGGCGGGCTCGAACCGCCACACGCCGCCCGACATGACCCGCGAGCGGCTCGCGAAGATCCGGCAGGAGGAGCAGCGGGCGGCCTGCCGCGTGCTGGGGGTCGAGGAGGTCTTGTTCCTCGGCTACGCGGACGGCGTGCTCGAGCCGACGATCGCCCTCCGGCGCGACCTCGCGCGCCTGATCCGCCGCTACCGGCCCGACGCCGTCGTGTGCGGGGATCCGACCGTCCGCTTCTTCGGCGCTCGCTACATGAACCACCCCGATCATCGCGTGGCGTCCGACGTGGCGCTCGACGCCGTCTTTCCGTCGGCGGAGACGCGCTTCATCTTCCCGGAGCTGCTCGACGAGGGTCTCGAGCCCCACCACGTCCGCGCCGTCTGGCTCCACGCCTCGGACCGCGCGGACACGTTCATCGACATCGCCCCCGTGCTGGAGGTCAAGATCCGCGCGCTGCGCGAGCACGCGAGCCAGATGGGCGACTGGAACCCGGCGCCGGTCATCACCGGCTGGGCCCGGCAGCAGGGCGCGCGCCGGCGGCTGCGCGCCGCCGAGGCGTTCCGCCGGATGGTGCTCGAGGACGACTAG